From Scatophagus argus isolate fScaArg1 chromosome 2, fScaArg1.pri, whole genome shotgun sequence, a single genomic window includes:
- the LOC124067442 gene encoding nuclear distribution protein nudE homolog 1-A-like: MVEPTTHKFASLEEELSFWKEQTERHQQRADEAQAELQEFQQMSRDYEAELEAELKQCEARNKELLFDNNRLRMELDSIKEKFEAQHSDAFRHISTLEEDLAQTRAVRDHLQKYIRELEQSNDDLERTKRATIMSLEDFEQRMNHVIERNAFLESELDEKENLLESVQRLKDEARDLRQELAVRQKERRPSSSLGKDTDRADVPCPSAGNPSIPVTPSRPISSFATPPASSIRRGDGLTGTPLTASTRISALNIVGELLRKVGNLESKLASCRDFVYDTSVSRPALPAGPGSPPGLERGAEVQAASMSPPPQYDSLVKRLEFGPAPPRGVPQGAQSPQGGVKILL, from the exons GGCTGATGAGGCTCAGGCGGAGCTGCAGGAGTTTCAGCAGATGAGTCGAGACTATGAAGCCGAACTGGAAGCTGAGCTGAAGCAGTGTGAGGCTCGAAACAAAGAGCTGCTTTTTGACAACAACCGACTTCGCATGGAACTGGACAGCATAAAG GAGAAATTTGAGGCTCAACACTCTGATGCTTTTAGGCATATCTCAACTTTGGAGGAGGATCTGGCACAAACCAGAGCAGTGAGAGATCACCTGCAGAAATACATCCGAGAGCTTGAACAGTCCAACGATGACCTGGAGAGGACCAAAAG GGCTACCATCATGTCCCTGGAGGACTTTGAGCAGCGGATGAACCACGTCATTGAGAGGAATGCCTTTCTTGAGAGCGAGTTGGATGAGAAAGAGAACCTCCTTGAGTCTGTCCAAAGGCTCAAGGATGAAGCCAGAG ACCTTCGGCAAGAGCTGGCTGTACGTCAGAAGGAACGACGGCCGTCCAGCAGCCTGGGCAAAGACACAGATCGAGCAGATGTGCCGTGCCCCTCGGCTGGCAACCCCTCCATTCCTGTCACACCCTCCAGACCTATCAGCTCATTCGCCACGCCCCCTGCTTCCAGCATTCGACGAG GGGATGGTCTAACTGGGACTCCCCTCACTGCGTCTACTAGAATATCTGCACTCAACATTGTAGGAGAGCTGCTGAGAAAAGTTGGA AATCTTGAGTCAAAGCTGGCGTCCTGTCGGGACTTTGTGTACGACACGTCTGTCAGCCGACCAGCGCTTCCGGCCGGCCCTGGGAGTCCTCCCGGTTTAGAAAGAGGCGCTGAGGTTCAAGCTGCCAGTATGAGCCCCCCTCCTCAGTATGACAG TTTAGTGAAGCGGTTAGAGTTTGGACCAGCTCCCCCGAGAGGAGTCCCTCAGGGAGCACAGTCTCCTCAGGGAGGGGTCAAGATTCTGctctga